Proteins from a genomic interval of Medicago truncatula cultivar Jemalong A17 chromosome 3, MtrunA17r5.0-ANR, whole genome shotgun sequence:
- the LOC25489732 gene encoding magnesium dechelatase SGRL, chloroplastic produces MASSLCYNVYNAFSFSPTTRVFPFMLKPSSSFRCSSSSSITTTNSTPSYNSLVYETVRLLGPPAKFEATKLKVVLLEDQINRYASIIPRTYILSHCDLTANLTLAVSNVIKLEQLRGWYEKDDVVAEWKKVKNEMCLHVHCFVSGPTFLDLAAEFRYHIFSKEMTLVLKAIQYGDSVLFQEHPELLDSIVRVYFHSSSKKYNRMECWGPLKDAMEGKRADQLQGLINRDRPPEKLGSPMSNFQALFAFLLSNVLLVTWLICLYPDSFLS; encoded by the exons ATGGCATCATCATTATGTTATAATGTTTACAAtgccttttcattttcaccaaCAACTAGAGTATTCCCTTTTATGTTAAAGCCATCATCATCTTTCAGATGCTCCTCCTCTTCCTCCATCACTACTACTAATTCCACTCCATCCTACAATTCCCTTGTTTATGAG ACTGTTAGGCTCTTGGGTCCTCCAGCAAAATTTGAAGCTACAAAACTGAAGGTTGTTCTATTGGAAGATCAGATTAACAGATATGCAAGTATTATTCCAAGAACCTACATTCTATCCCACTGTGACTTAACAGCTAATCTCACTTTAGCTGTTTCCAATGTCATCAAATTAGAGCAG TTGAGAGGGTGGTATGAGAAGGATGATGTTGTAGCTgaatggaagaaagtgaaaaatgaaatgtGCCTGCATGTTCATTGCTTTGTCAGTGGTCCCACCTTCCTGGATCTAGCTGCTGAATTTCGATATCACATATTCTCCAAGGAAATGACTTTG GTACTCAAAGCAATTCAATATGGAGATTCTGTACTTTTCCAAGAGCATCCAGAATTGCTGGATTCTATAGTCCGAGTATATTTCCATTCTAGCtcaaaaaaatacaatagaATGGAATGTTGGGGGCCTCTAAAGGATGCAATGGAG GGAAAACGAGCGGATCAGTTACAAGGGTTGATAAACAGAGATCGTCCTCCTGAAAAGTTGGGAAGCCCAATGTCCAACTTCCAGGCTCTTTTtgcttttcttctttcaaatgtAT